A window of the Phaseolus vulgaris cultivar G19833 chromosome 5, P. vulgaris v2.0, whole genome shotgun sequence genome harbors these coding sequences:
- the LOC137835088 gene encoding gibberellin 2-beta-dioxygenase 1-like: MASTSSFTIPIVDLSKPDAKSLIVKACEEFGFFKVINHGVPMESISQLETEALKFFSMSINEKEKAGPPNPFGYGSKRIGQNGDVGWVEYLLLNTNEEHDFSLCGKNPENFRGLLNSYTSLVKKMACGILELMAEGLKIQQRNVFSKLLMDEQSDSIFRVNHYPACPELAVNGENLIGFGEHTDPQIISLLRSNNTSGLQIYLRDGSWISVPPDHNSFFINVGDSLQVMTNGRFRSVRHRVLANGFKSRLSMIYFGGPPLSEKIAPLPSLIKGNQSLYNEFTWFEYKNSTYGSKLADNRLGHFERIAA; the protein is encoded by the exons ATGGCATCCACATCCTCCTTCACAATTCCCATAGTGGACCTTTCCAAACCTGATGCAAAGAGCCTCATAGTGAAAGCTTGTGAGgagtttggattcttcaaagtcATCAACCATGGTGTCCCAATGGAATCTATATCACAATTGGAAACTGAGGCCCTCAAGTTCTTCTCTATGTCAATCAATGAGAAGGAAAAAGCAGGGCCTCCAAATCCATTTGGGTATGGTAGCAAGAGGATTGGACAAAATGGTGATGTTGGTTGGGTTGAGTATCTTCTTCTAAACACCAACGAAGAGCACGATTTTTCTCTCTGTGGGAAAAACCCTGAGAATTTCAG GGGTCTGTTGAATAGTTACACGTCTCttgtgaagaaaatggcttgtgGTATTCTTGAGCTGATGGCAGAAGGGTTGAAGATTCAGCAGAGGAATGTGTTCAGCAAGCTTTTGATGGATGAACAGAGTGACTCTATTTTTAGGGTGAATCATTACCCTGCTTGCCCTGAACTTGCTGTGAATGGTGAGAACTTGATTGGGTTTGGAGAACACACAGACCCACAAATAATCTCTCTGCTAAGGTCTAACAACACTTCAGGCCTCCAGATTTATCTGAGAGATGGAAGCTGGATTTCAGTCCCACCTGATCACAACTCCTTCTTCATCAATGTTGGAGATTCTCTTCAG GTTATGACTAATGGACGATTCCGGAGTGTGAGGCACAGGGTTTTGGCAAATGGATTCAAGTCGAGGCTCTCAATGATTTACTTTGGAGGTCCACCTTTGAGTGAGAAAATAGCACCATTACCTTCTCTCATCAAAGGAAACCAAAGCCTATACAATGAGTTTACCTGGTTTGAGTACAAGAATTCAACTTATGGTTCAAAATTGGCTGATAATAGACTTGGACATTTTGAGAGAATTGCAGCTTAA